The sequence below is a genomic window from Uranotaenia lowii strain MFRU-FL chromosome 2, ASM2978415v1, whole genome shotgun sequence.
attaggtaaatgaatgttttttgttgcttttgctatacacgcacagtgctcgatTCGCTGGCTGCCttgtgttggccggtatttatttccatctttcttcgtcttgtgatgcgatagggagggacgtgaaaacgtttttactttgtttctttcagacatacgtggaatcgtttttattttgtttctttcagacatgcgcaattcggttgcgctgggaggttaatgccggtggacgcaaatcgaatcagcaccggtcgcgttatccaacgatgctatgtaattgcttacacgccattggcacagaggctgaattttgggtgtaccattcatgattgatttttttgattgttacattatacggctaaaagcatcatccgtcaaacaaaacaccagaaaataatgtatgagcatgtgttaattctttgaattctacaaacagacctagattattttggtattactttgtttgatgaatctacgtcTCACTGTTTAATGCTAAATGTATCGATCATgaagaataaatgaaaaaaaaaacacctggaCCAGGAATCAAACTCGAGTCTAGTAATTACCACTTATtacttctccgacaccttactaataggccaaatcgtcactgaaaactgcaacctttaaaataaatcacctataattaacaaaaactgtaattttaaattgttatccttgaaagttaacgaagattcatttattattgcaGCAAATAAACAAGTAACAAAATTCAATTGCTGTTTTCTCAactcaacaaaaacgcaaatgggacggggacttgctatgagcggcagtataTTTGTTCCTTTCTCGTTATGCAAacttcaatcaatcaaacaGACCTTTatgcaaaattgtttttgatagaaaaaatgcgTTATGCTCGTTATGCTAGCTTTGAAATGTGACCAACCTGCTGATAATTCAAGACAGCTATTCTGTagatgataatttaaaaaaaaaaaaacaaaggaagcttggtaaaaattttttttttcctttcacaGCTTGCTTCGATTGATTATAAATTAATTCCAAAGTATAAGCTGAATAATCAAAACAGTTCTCAGTTGTTACTTAACCTCCAAGCAGTAAAGTTAAGTTTGTGTGATTGATTCTCTAAATCTAAGTGATGTCCATTAAAAATTATTCGTGTCAACTTCATGGCTTGCGgctggttaaaatttaaaaaatcccaaaaaacttCCTAAGCAGCGTATTACGGTTGGGTCCACTTGGGCTGATAAGACGAATTGGACGGTTTTGAAGGATGACGCATCTGCTCGAAAAACTATAACCTATAACAATTTCAACCACCATCCAGAACAATGAGCCCGGAAATGTTGATTAAAACTTTCGGCAGAAATGGCGTATGACGTATAGCGTATAACTTCCAAATATAAAAAGCATAACGTAGGCTGAGTAACGTGCAGTAATCAGCTTAATATGTTTGCCTGGCCAAACTTCAGAATGATATCCAACTCATGGCCCAGCATGTAGAGTAATTTCATGGATAGATAAAACACCAGATTTTGTTGATTAATCTAAAAGATTTCCTTTCTATCGATAGATATATCATGAAAGCGATGAAGCCCGGTGACTCTTTTGAACGTCTAGAACTTGACTTACGTTTTCAGGGAATCGATGACATTCCACAAACCTGTGCCGATATTCCGGAACGGGTCTCGGGGCCATACCAGATTCAGCCATCAGTGGGATTCCAGAAACCGTTCGAAGTCTTCTGCGATCAGGACTACGAGGAAGGTGGGTGGATCGTCATACAAAATCGCTTCAATGGCTCTGTAGACTTTCACCGGGACTGGGCAGCCTATGAGGAGGGATTCGGAAACCCACGAGGCGAGTATTGGCTGGGACTGAAGAATATCCATGAATTGACCCATTCCAGACGGCATGAGTTGCTCGTCATGTTGGAAGATTTCGAAGGTCAATCGAAGGTGGCCAGGTACGATGATTTTCGAGTGGCCGATAAGGCAGAAAAGTACACTCTACAAAGTCTTGGCAAGTACAGCGGCACTGCAGGGGATTCACTTAGTTTTGCAATCGACCTAAAGTTCAGCACTAAGGATGCGGACAACGATTCTTGGGACGGAAATTGTGCGGAAAGATTCGTCGGCGCCTGGTGGTATTCTGCCTGTCATGCAAGGTAGGTTATAATAGTTGGTTTTCTTTTACGCCTTGCACGCactaagagtttttttttttttttcattccagtaACCTCAACGGAAAGTATTTTAAGCAAGGGGTCAAAACCAAAGCAAGCGGGATGAGCTGGGATAGTTTTTATTCCAGCGACTATTCACTGAAACGGGCAAGAATGATGATTCGGCCTAAAGTTTAACCACCAATAAGACTGCGCAAGCTGGATTTGTGATTTGAAATTccgaaaatgaaggaaaaattgaatttaaataaatagtttttttttgttatcatcccaagcaaccaaaagtcccttAAAACAGTCCCATGATAGCTTAATCAGCCCATTCAATGTGCTGATGTGCAttctattcagcccaaaatttaagttcttattgatactttaaaGTTCCAAAATCAAGTTgaagagaacgctattcagcccTCGTAAAGTACTCGAgaattcgttgaaaatttttaaaaataaacttaaaccaaaaaagttcttttttattttattgtttttttactattttactatttttattatttcctttATTCTATATTTGTTATGTAATTGTAATTGAAATTCTACCACTGATCATCTCTGTTTTGATTACCCCAAGCGTTAGCCTAAAACTCGTAGCGGGTTTCGATCCAGGGAACTCCGGGATGACAGTCCTACACCTTAGTCATTGAGCCATTGACGCGTTTCTATATCTACGTTCATTTGCTTAATATAAATTGAGCGAGTTTCCAATCCTATCATCGAAACAACACCTTATTTTTTCTGACAGTGTATCGAATATTGTTTACTTTttgtagaaaaagaaaaaaaacaatcgttcAATCGGGTGAAAGTTTCGGTCTAGTTTTTCAAGATTTATCACAAATTGTGAAAGTTTTCTCTTCTCGGAAGCGGTAAATATGTGTAAACAATTCATAAACTATAAACTCATAATCGAATATTTACAGATTTGCGAAATGTTTTCCGTTGTACAAACAACGGACGGCAAGGGACGGAAGGAGTTGACCGCCGTTCCGGAAAACTGGctggaaaacacaaaaaaaggcAACTACCTGCGTTGGCCAAACACGAAGACCGGACACCAATTGGATAAACTAGTCAAGGACCCATTAACCAAGCCAAAATCATCGTGGAATAGAGCAAGGTGTAAAATAAAACGTAATGGTATCAAAACATATTTAGAGGCAAATGGTTTAATCGAGTCCATGTCCGGAGAATCCAGCACGGACGCTACAGTAACCCTCACGAAAAAATCTCATCGGCATCAAGAACCGGATTTTAAaaagatgatcgatagaaagaaaaaacaactaaacagtATGGATCAAGAATCATCAAACGCTAGTGCATCGTTTCATATTTCCAACAGAGATGTCTTGCCAGCAACCAGAACAAATAATGGCCAAACGTTGCCAAATATTGTTGTTACTCAACTTTCCGAGCAAAACATTCACCAGGAACAATCACCGACTGACATCTCAACCAGAATAATCTGTGAACCCGATCTGAAACCAACCTCTGAACTGTTTATCCATACTACACAATCTACCTATAATTCTGTGGTGTCTCCTGTGCAGATGGATACTTTACCCTCAAACATTGAATATGTAACACTTGCTTCaccaacttcttttgaaaaccctCCTATGGTCACAATTCCGGATGACAACGTTTTGGTTCCATCAGTTGAGCTCACTGAAGTGAAAGGTTTACTTCACGATATTGTTGAACGTatagcaaaaattgaaaagaagttGTTGAATCAAAGTGCTCAgatggattttattttgaacaaaataggCAGGACTCCACCACCTGATGACGCGTTTCAAATTAAGCCTGTGGACACTGAACATGAGTTGAacgaattggaaaaaaatctggaagataaaaaattcagagaaaattatgtaagtattttttgataattttaattttactt
It includes:
- the LOC129747046 gene encoding ficolin-2-like produces the protein MAQHVEYIMKAMKPGDSFERLELDLRFQGIDDIPQTCADIPERVSGPYQIQPSVGFQKPFEVFCDQDYEEGGWIVIQNRFNGSVDFHRDWAAYEEGFGNPRGEYWLGLKNIHELTHSRRHELLVMLEDFEGQSKVARYDDFRVADKAEKYTLQSLGKYSGTAGDSLSFAIDLKFSTKDADNDSWDGNCAERFVGAWWYSACHASNLNGKYFKQGVKTKASGMSWDSFYSSDYSLKRARMMIRPKV